A single window of Archangium gephyra DNA harbors:
- the cglD gene encoding adventurous gliding motility lipoprotein CglD, with amino-acid sequence MNPRHLISTALLAMSLLAAPACTDPNPGPGETPTDPGPTPLPTDPNDPNNAAKDTDCDGLSDKLEFESSYGGAKTHPGLTDTDQDGLPDGLEVGVGKPVTGTSCTVPADADASLQTSPVKADSDADGLRDGAEDANHNGKVDDDETHPLLADTDCDGLRDGPTSGSVKGEDQDASGTREASETDPRRFDTDGDGISDGVEVGAITNLDEANCTGIFRPDVHPGTTTDATQPDSDGDGVSDGAEDNNQNGNVDPGELDPRNSDASGPAGQVCTTNNLRPVIFQSEEGADIKLALPPTFTEVTQIKSGTEVKGLVGYDSTAKVAFLAFRRPAPTGSTTALGDEEELQPAIASKGALSNRTAQAFKTWEGFEAVQAIYDQAGTTTDLKRRTDQLVDALLPGSTGRLGSTAAGVTGNFRLQALFVHRSNQSLVVVIAVAPIAGVTNGNRGAPAAFSIKDLSDGSALAQFGEPTAAQCERFTLPQAKVDFLFVVDDSGSMKTSQLSLAATAQSAADALNASSMDWRMAMVTSAYHVGDADDGPNVTRLRRFTRNVSKVKSWLTESSTCSASTGGTCSLPAAPESAPCPGGDTEGANGGCWIGLGGNGSEGLLGAARKAIDDMTPGTEPTASESPILARKDATLVVVLLGDADDQTTGYTSTAENCGTGGSKDKAGSQCVSILTFAEFFGTRSELSVPKNKTGRQITVHGIVCPAGKACGCSEGKTCTVTESTREFNPLPANGPQRHASVVNATGGVLGSIIDTPAIGASMDAIIADTIGNAGYKALKPPIGASIKVAMENVRDPSVCKASGDIPRSTVNGFDFDGSARTLSFFGACRPASEATQVAVSYQYWVDTVKDADGGSPCEDDPKYSETEPHHCSGPLLGCNETGDQCVCKPNCGDSCGTAALCDMNTCQCRPIIN; translated from the coding sequence ATGAATCCAAGACACCTGATCAGCACCGCGCTGCTCGCCATGAGCCTGCTGGCGGCGCCCGCGTGCACTGATCCAAACCCGGGACCCGGCGAGACGCCCACGGACCCCGGCCCCACGCCGCTGCCCACCGATCCCAATGATCCGAACAACGCCGCCAAGGACACCGACTGTGATGGCCTGAGCGACAAGCTCGAATTCGAGTCGTCCTACGGCGGGGCGAAGACGCACCCCGGCCTGACGGACACCGATCAGGACGGACTGCCCGACGGGCTCGAGGTGGGCGTTGGCAAGCCGGTGACCGGGACCTCCTGCACCGTCCCCGCGGACGCGGACGCCTCGCTGCAGACGAGTCCCGTGAAGGCGGACTCGGACGCGGACGGCCTGCGCGACGGCGCGGAGGACGCCAACCACAACGGCAAGGTGGACGACGACGAGACCCACCCGCTGCTCGCGGACACGGACTGCGACGGCCTGCGCGACGGCCCCACCAGCGGGAGCGTGAAGGGCGAGGACCAGGACGCCAGCGGCACCCGCGAGGCCTCCGAGACCGACCCACGCCGCTTCGACACCGATGGGGATGGCATCTCCGACGGCGTGGAGGTGGGCGCCATCACCAACCTGGACGAGGCCAATTGCACCGGCATCTTCCGCCCGGACGTCCACCCCGGCACGACCACGGACGCGACCCAGCCGGACTCCGACGGTGACGGCGTGAGCGATGGCGCCGAGGACAACAACCAGAACGGCAACGTGGACCCGGGCGAGCTGGATCCTCGCAACAGCGATGCCTCGGGTCCCGCCGGCCAGGTGTGCACCACCAACAACCTGCGTCCCGTCATCTTCCAGTCCGAGGAGGGCGCGGACATCAAGCTGGCGCTGCCGCCCACCTTCACGGAGGTCACGCAGATCAAGTCCGGCACCGAGGTGAAGGGGCTCGTCGGCTATGACAGCACCGCGAAGGTCGCCTTCCTGGCCTTCCGGCGGCCCGCTCCCACGGGCTCCACCACCGCGCTCGGTGACGAGGAAGAGCTGCAGCCCGCCATCGCGTCCAAGGGCGCGCTGAGCAACCGCACCGCCCAGGCGTTCAAGACGTGGGAAGGCTTCGAGGCCGTGCAGGCCATCTATGACCAGGCCGGCACGACCACGGACCTCAAGCGCCGCACGGATCAGCTGGTGGACGCGCTGTTGCCGGGCAGCACGGGCCGCCTCGGCAGCACCGCGGCGGGCGTGACGGGCAACTTCCGCCTCCAGGCGCTCTTCGTGCACCGTTCCAACCAGAGCCTCGTGGTGGTCATCGCGGTGGCGCCCATTGCCGGTGTGACGAATGGCAACCGCGGCGCTCCCGCGGCCTTCTCCATCAAGGATCTCTCGGACGGCTCCGCGCTCGCCCAGTTCGGCGAGCCCACGGCGGCACAGTGCGAGCGCTTCACGCTCCCGCAGGCCAAGGTGGACTTCCTCTTCGTCGTGGACGACAGCGGCTCCATGAAGACGTCGCAGCTGTCGCTGGCCGCCACCGCCCAGTCCGCGGCGGATGCGCTCAACGCCTCGTCCATGGACTGGCGCATGGCGATGGTGACCTCGGCCTACCACGTGGGTGACGCGGATGATGGGCCCAACGTGACCCGGCTGCGGCGCTTCACCCGCAACGTGAGCAAGGTGAAGTCCTGGCTCACGGAAAGCAGCACCTGCTCGGCCAGCACGGGCGGGACGTGCAGCCTCCCCGCGGCGCCCGAGTCCGCGCCCTGCCCCGGCGGTGACACCGAGGGCGCCAACGGCGGCTGCTGGATCGGCCTGGGTGGCAACGGCTCCGAGGGCCTGCTCGGCGCGGCCCGCAAGGCCATCGACGACATGACGCCCGGCACCGAGCCCACGGCCTCCGAGTCCCCCATCCTGGCGCGCAAGGACGCCACCCTCGTCGTCGTGCTGCTCGGTGACGCGGATGATCAGACCACCGGCTACACCTCCACCGCCGAGAACTGCGGCACCGGGGGAAGCAAGGACAAGGCGGGCAGCCAGTGTGTGAGCATCCTCACGTTCGCGGAGTTCTTCGGCACCCGCTCGGAGCTGTCGGTGCCCAAGAACAAGACGGGCAGGCAGATCACCGTGCACGGCATCGTGTGCCCGGCCGGCAAGGCCTGCGGCTGCAGTGAGGGCAAGACCTGCACCGTGACCGAGAGCACGCGCGAGTTCAACCCGCTGCCCGCCAACGGCCCGCAGCGCCACGCGTCGGTGGTCAACGCCACGGGTGGCGTGCTCGGCTCCATCATCGACACCCCCGCCATCGGGGCCTCGATGGACGCCATCATCGCCGATACCATCGGCAACGCGGGCTACAAGGCCCTCAAGCCGCCCATCGGCGCGTCCATCAAGGTGGCCATGGAGAACGTGCGCGACCCATCCGTCTGCAAGGCGAGCGGCGACATCCCGCGCAGCACCGTCAACGGCTTCGACTTCGACGGCAGCGCGCGCACCCTCTCCTTCTTCGGCGCCTGCCGCCCCGCGAGCGAGGCCACCCAGGTGGCCGTCTCGTACCAGTACTGGGTGGATACGGTGAAGGATGCCGACGGCGGCAGCCCCTGCGAGGACGACCCGAAGTACAGCGAGACCGAGCCGCACCACTGCTCCGGCCCGCTGCTCGGCTGCAACGAGACGGGTGACCAGTGCGTCTGCAAGCCCAACTGCGGCGACAGCTGCGGCACGGCCGCGCTGTGCGACATGAATACCTGCCAGTGCAGGCCGATCATCAACTAG